Within Cucumis melo cultivar AY chromosome 4, USDA_Cmelo_AY_1.0, whole genome shotgun sequence, the genomic segment ATCAAACTGCGAACCGACTACAAGTCGGCACGAAAGTTGGAAAACCAGCCTCGACCGCCGATTTTAACAAAACCGGCCGGTCCAACCGGCGGTCGGGTCGGTCGGTTTTCCTactcttttttttcctctccttctttctttctctcctgtttcttcttctcctcctcctccttccttttctatgtttcttgctttctttttgataaacaaacgattttaaaaactaagaatgacattattatgtttatttcactttttaatttcaatagaAAAGTCTACGATATATATTCTATATTGTCTTAAAATCATACAATTgtgattaaaaaataaaatcaagttCTATTAATTTCAATGCTTAGTTCATAGGTATtacacaaattaataaaataaacaacataaaaataagAATCTAAACATACTACCAAAATGAAATTAGAAACATCCAAGTTCAATTCAATTCACGACATTACTATTAAGAGTCACAAATACAACCAAAGTATGAAACAAAAACACTATGATAATCTAGTCAATATAAATATTACAAGTCTTGGATCAGAATTAGTTAATAATCGCTTAATCGGTAATTGACAACTTATCAAAATCTGGAAGGTCTTCAAGCTCCTTTTCATTCTCCATAACCACCCAAAATCCTACATAATCAATATGAAGAatttactaaataatttaagatttcactaaagttacacattacaactacaaaagatatcatgtaaagatttaaaaataccttcttcaaattttgaagcCTCTTCCAATTCATGTTGAAATTGAAGATGTATTGGATCAGAATTTAGCCAATTTTGAGTACATATGAGAGCCTCCACTGTTTTAGGAGCCAATAAGCAGCGTGATGAGTCAACAACACGTCCTCTAGTACTAAAAGCCGACTCAGACGCTATAGTAAAAACAGGAATAGCCAAAATATTTCTAGCCATATGACCAAGAACCTCAAATCGATCACTGTTCATCTTCCACCATTGTAGTATGTCAAAATCACCTTCGGTCCTAACATTGGCTTCCAACAAATAGATATCAATCTCCGATGATCCCTGTTCGAAAGGTGTAGTAGAATCATCTTCAAATTCCTCAACAATCGTGTCGtagacaaaatcttcacccacattttcatttgaatcaaaatcaatattagCATCCAAGCCTGAAACAGTTTGTGTACTAGTTGTACTAGTACTACTACATCCTTGTCTACTCCCACTTTGAGTAGTACTATACTCGTGAAAAAGATGTCTACAACATTGTTCCACTACATTTCCCATGGATTCAGCAACCTCGGgaccaaaaaaaattttcaaacaaaaagataCAAATCTTAATTTCTTTCGAGGATCCAACACAATAGCAACATACAACAacaaattattcttttcattgtttccccaatatttctcaaattttgcCTTCATGTTATTAGCCATTCCATCTAACAATGCATTTGCACTACCCGATTCAAACGTATACAATTCTGAACCACTGTAATCTGATGGAAAACCAAGTTTGAAGTAGTATACAAAGAACCCGAAATCTTTAATGTGacatcataaaatacttttaaaaatcgTATTAACATCCTAGCATTTGCCCAATCTTCCTTATTCGGTGACATATCATGTCTATATGAGGCATCTTCATCTTCTAATCTATCAAAAGCTTTTTCAAACTTAACAGCAGCTTCAAGCATCATATATGTGGAGTTCCATCTTGTAGGAACATCAAGACACACATAACTCTTACAAGGAATTTTTTCAAGTTCAATgcactttttaaatttcaaaaaccgAGCAAGAGAAGACCTTATAAATCGCACAGCATATCGAATCCTATCAATACAATCATTATGTTCCTTAAAAGCATCGGTTACTATAAGATTCAATATATGGGCACAACAACAAACATGCAAAAATTCCCCACCAAACAATAATCCTTTATTGAATCTCTTTAAAAGATAAGCAACAACAGTGTCATTCAAACTTGCATTATCAACCGTCAAAGTCATTACCCTCTCAATGCCCCAAttcttcaaattcttttcaatGGTTTTACCGATAGTATCATCTTTATGATTCTTAATTGGACAAAAACTAAGTATTCTCTTATGTAATTTCCAATCAGAATCAATGAAATGGGCGGTTAGGACcatgtaattaatattttgtcccGATGTCCAACAATCAGTGGTGAGAGAAACTCTATACTTGTTTTTTACAAACATGTCTCTCAAACGATTCTTCTCATTAACATACAACTTAAGCACATCTCTAGCCACAGTAAATCGAGATGGAACAACAAATCTAGTATGATTTCCACATGTTAATTTATCCACAAACTTCTTAAATCCCTTACCGTCCACAAACTTAAAGGGCAATTCATCAACTATTATCATCTCAACCAAAGCGTTCCGACAACCATCTAAACTAAATGATTCACATACAAGTTGTGAAGAATTATCTCCAACTTTGTCTTTAGGTTTAAAAGCTAATGTCATTTGAGTTTGGTCTCTCTTTTTTTGGTAAGGGTACTTTTTGCAATTTTCTAAATGATGCTTCATAGTTCCAATACCATTACGTTTAGAATGACATGCATAAACAACTTCAAACTATTTACATTTAGCACGAGGGTCATTAAGATCACCTTTAAGCCTCTCAAAATGGTCCCAAACCATTGATTGTTTGACATTCTTCCTTATTTTTGGGGGATTTGGAACATATTCTCTCCCATATGAATCAAGATCAACATCAATAGTTTTACGCTTGCCATCCGTATCTTCGTCTCTTACGATTTTTGAAGTTTCACAACTCCTACACACTCTAACTCCATATCTGTTGAATCCATTTGATTTAACTGTAATGAGAGTAAAAAAAAGATATTCCATTTTAGTGTGTGTGGGAAGAATAAAAGAAACCCAAAGCTTAAAATAACAAATCCATctattgttcattttttttcattatatataaaATCCAATACATATCTCCAATTATtccacaaaaaaataaaattcaactaAGACAATAGCTCATGAAATCGTATATAGAGGTGAAATTGAATCTTTAAATGGACTGAGATATAATGCAATTAAATTTGGAAATTTAGAGCATTATAAATAGaattaaaaattgacatgtaTCTATGActatagattttttttctcattgaTGCAATCTCAAACCTTCAAGATTCCGAgctaaaataaactaaaatatttattaaatataatctCAAACCTTCAATATTTATTATCCCATTTGAATTGGACTCTTTTTCATACATAAATTACAATATGCAGCCATTCATTTTACAAATTAGGGCTATACTTTATGTTCAACAAGCACATGTAATATATAATTCAATTTTTACTCAAATCTTCCTTCAAATTACATTACTAGCAGCCTATATGTTATTCCATATGTCGTTTCGTCAAATCCATCATTTGATCTcaatttcaaatataatttaCCATCTTGGATGTTACCATGAAATTCAATTATCATTTTCTGaaatccaaataaaaaaaaaaacagaaactaCGCTTTTGTGTTCACCAATGGTTTCTAAATCAAACATTTTGCAATAAGTTCCTAAAAGATTTGAAGAACACAAATCAACACTTAAAACCGAAGGAAACAACAAACTAGAACAAAAAAGTTGCCAAACTAAATtctaaaaattcataaaaacaAAGGATTTAAAGAACACAAggcaaacaaataaaaatgatgaATCAGAAACTTGATCTACGATAAGAAATTTTACATTATGCCATAATAGATCTTTTGAAGTTACTAATTTGTACAAAACACAAATTATTTCTATGGTATGTCATCGGAAtcaaaatacaaattattaCTGATCTTTTTCTCCTTCATCATGTTCATTGGAATCAAAAATCAAACAAGACAAATTAACagaaaagagaagatgaagtgATTAGAAAAGCAAAATGTATGTCATTTGGAATAACAGAGAGATTGTGTAGGTAGCCGAAAGCCATTGAGATATCAGCTTTGATTTTCCATCTCAAATAAATTATAACAATATAAATGTTGAAAGATCAAAGATGAATGTATAATATCAGTTCTTCTCTTTACATTTTCGTATACGCATATAttcagaaagaaaagaaaaaaaaaacctaacgAGTTGGGCGTGCGGCTGACGGCGAACGGCTGAGGAAAAACGACAGATCTGTGCGTGACGGCGAACGACTGAGGCAACGAACTGGCCAATGGAGTCTATCGAGTAACCGGTTAATGGAGTCACCAACGACGGCGATTGCGACGACCAACTGAGGGGGAAAAGGAGAGATGAATGATCTGTGCATGTGGATGTGGAATCGTGGATTGGGTCTTGACTTGGAGCGTGAGCCGGCGAGATGAACTGATGAAGAAACctaaatttacaaaattaaataatatatatatatatatatacatatatacatatatatatatatatatatatatatatatatattttaaagaggGAGTCGGTTCGGTCGGTTTACCAGACCGACCGACCTATAGATTGAACCGACCGTTTCAACTCAGTTTTCAAATTATAAAACCCGAAACCCGACCGCTCATAGTATTTCCCGCCCGCCCGACATCGTCGTTCAGTTTTGGTCGTTCGTTTCGGTTTTTCGGCCCACCATGCTCACCCCTAGATATAGCAATCAACAacgcaatgacccttcacaaattgctcgtaagtacagctaggtaAAAAGTTACCATTTTGCCCCTATAGTTtccactgattcctctaatgaacaataatttatagtcccactataactgaactcctctcgggccaagagagggtgtgacGCCACTTTGTTCAAGCCCTGGAATCAACATTTAAGAGAgtaatttctctacttactctatctatagagaaggagtgaattccttcttgtgtagctgtgttcccagctccccaatcagatgaATCTCctaaatggtaggcatattgaatTGACGACATATGCCACTCTCACCTATACAAATCAAAAGATCGTCTTCATAGGTAGAAGTTCACAACTCACGCATGATTCAGGTTaagtcacctatggtcatccTAATGATATGTAGTCTAAAATAGTAAttgtgttaataagagagactattc encodes:
- the LOC127148950 gene encoding zinc finger BED domain-containing protein RICESLEEPER 2-like; protein product: MTLAFKPKDKVGDNSSQLVCESFSLDGCRNALVEMIIVDELPFKFVDGKGFKKFVDKLTCGNHTRFVVPSRFTVARDVLKLYVNEKNRLRDMFVKNKYRVSLTTDCWTSGQNINYMVLTAHFIDSDWKLHKRILSFCPIKNHKDDTIGKTIEKNLKNWGIERVMTLTVDNASLNDTVVAYLLKRFNKGLLFGGEFLHVCCCAHILNLIVTDAFKEHNDCIDRIRYAVRFIRSSLARFLKFKKCIELEKIPCKSYVCLDVPTRWNSTYMMLEAAVKFEKAFDRLEDEDASYRHDMSPNKEDWANARMLIRFLKVFYDVTLKISGSLYTTSNLVFHQITVVQNCIRLNRVVQMHC